The Porphyrobacter sp. LM 6 sequence GGCACGCGATGATCAAGACGGCCACGGCTGCGATCAGGCCATAACCCATAGCCGGTGACGGTCCGACCAGTGACCAGGAGACGAAGGCTATGGCAGCGACAGCGATGACTATTGGCACAAACCAGCCAGAAACGGTATCGGCAAGCCGCTGGATCGGTGCCCGGCTGCGCTGGGCATCGGCAACCATCTGGACAATGCGCGCGAGCATGGTATCGCGCCCGACTCGTTCCGCACGCATGATCAGACCCCCGGTCTGATTGATTGTACCGCCAACCAGTTTGGAACCAGCTTCCTTGCTCACCGGCATCGATTCCCCGGTGACCATGGATTCGTCGATCGTGCTGCGGCCCTCGACGACCGCGCCATCGACGGGCACTTTTTCTCCCGGACGCACGCGCAACGTGTCGCCGACCAGGACCTGGTCCAGCGCAATCTCTTCATCGCTGCCATCATCGCGAACACGGCGAGCGAGCTTGGGGGAGAGATCGAGCAATGCACGAATCGCGCCGCTGGTCGTCTCCCGGGCCCGCAATTCAAGCAGCTGGCCAAGCAGGACGAGCACCGTGATAACCGCTGCGGCTTCGAAATAGACAGCAACCGAACCGTCATCGGAGCGAAACGCTGCCGGAAATATTCCCGGCACCAGAGAGGCGGCCATGCTGTAGATCCAGGCGACCCCGGTCCCCATGGCAATCAGCGTAAACATGTTGAGACTGCGACTTTTGATCGATGCCCAACCGCGCTCAAAAAATGGCCAGCCCGCCCACAAAACCACAGGTGTTGCCAGCACCATCTGGATCAGGTTTGCAAGTTTTCCGTCCAGAACATGACGCAGGCCTGTCATGTGCCCACCCATTTCGAGCGCGACCACCGGCAAGGCGAGCAAGAGGCCGATCGCGAAGCGGCGCTTCATATCCTTGTATTCGTCCGATGGCCCATCGCTGAGGGTCGGGGTCATTGGCTCAAGCGCCATGCCGCAGATCGGACAGCTTCCTGGGCCGGACTGCTGGATCTCCGGATGCATCGGACAGGTCCAGATTGCGTCTTCAGGAACAGGACTGTCCAGTCGCGGTGAACCGCTTATGTACCGGCCAGGATCGGCAGTGAACTTAGTAAGACAGCCCGCGCTGCAAAAAAAGTGATGGGCTCCAGCTTGGGTCACGACATGCTTTGTGGTTTCAGGATTGACCCTCATCCCGCAGACCGGATCCGTCGCCATCTTTTCTGCTGTGGAGTGAGGATCAGCATCCTCACCATGGTGACGCGGTGTCTCGGTCATAATCATGTCCCTTGGCTAGTCTGTTGCATGTTGCGACACGATCTCGGCCCAGCAGCCGAGAGATTCGTCGCCAATCCAGCATCATTGACGCCTGGCCTTGTCTCTCAATGCTCTGCCATCAAGACTCGCTCCTAGTAGCTCTTGAAGATTGTCGGCCTGGCTGTGCCAAAAGCAAAGACATGGTATCTGTCTCTTGGGCGGCCCGGTGCTTCCATTCCCGGCGAACCGAGCGGCATGCCAGCCACTGCCAAGCCCTTCACGCCCTTTGGCTTGGTGGCAAGAACGCGCTTCATGTCGGCAATGGGAACGTGACCTTCAAAGGCCATGCCGTCGATCAGCGCGGTATGGCACGACACCAGGTCTGCGGGCAGACCAATCTTGCGCTGCAAGCTTGATCGTTGCCGGTCATCGATGACCTGGACTTTGCGACCGAACGCTGAGCGCACCTGTGCGGCCCACTTTTCGCAACATCCGCAGCCCGGATCACGGTGCATGACGATGTCGTTAGCCGCCAAGGCGGATGACGACATCAGAGCGAGCAAAATCGCGAACTTCTTGACCATTAGTGCAATCCTTTCATGATGTCTTCACTGCTTGGCACAACAAAGATCGAAATCGTCCCTGTCGGTGTATCCAATCGATAGCCTGCCGAGATGGTGCGGCCACCAAGCTTTCCGAGCTCCGCCTCAAGGAAACCTTCGACATGGGGCTGGGTGTCGGTCTGTCCGTCTATCAACTGGATAATCCGAAAGGCTTGTCGCATGATCCAATTGGTAGGCCGGGCGTAATCGGCAACGAACACTTTGCCGCCGGGGGCAGCAGCGGCGAACATCGCGGCGAGCCCCGTCCGCTTTCCCTCGAGTGGCACCTGATGGAATACGAGGCTCGACACGACCTTGTTGGCCGGGCCGCAGGCTACCGCATCCTGCGCGAAACCCTTCTTCCATTCGATGGAAACGCCTGCGACTGCGGCTTTCTCTCTTGCGATCGCCAAGGCTTGCCCGTCAGGGTCAAGGCCAATGATGGTGGCTTGGGGTTCGCGCTGCTTCATGAGGATCGCAAGCGATCCGGTCCCGCACCCCACATCGAGGATCGTTTCCCCAGCCTTGGGGTCAAGCAGATCCAGCAAGGCACTGCGCCAGCGACGTTCGCGCGTCAGCAGTGCCACGCCGCGGTCATACAATTTTGTCGACGCAAATCGGCCTGCAGCCGGAGTGAAAGTTGGGGTTTCGCTCATGCTGCATCCTCGTACTGTCAATCACGGCAAGTCGCCGACTTTGCGATCGATCCCGTTGTCCACACACACACTGATACGCATGTCGCCGCATTATCCCTCACGATGGTTGGGCAAAAATTTTTTGAGGGATCTTATCATAAGATGCGTATGTGAAATGAACGTCCGGGAGATTGTAAATGTATGACCTTGACCATTCGCTGCGGGCCCTTGCTGCACAGCCCATTCCCGCGCATCTCGCTATGATCGACGAGGCCGTGTTCGCAGGTCTGGAGGCACATCGGCGCGAAGTTGGTGCCGGAT is a genomic window containing:
- a CDS encoding heavy metal translocating P-type ATPase → MIMTETPRHHGEDADPHSTAEKMATDPVCGMRVNPETTKHVVTQAGAHHFFCSAGCLTKFTADPGRYISGSPRLDSPVPEDAIWTCPMHPEIQQSGPGSCPICGMALEPMTPTLSDGPSDEYKDMKRRFAIGLLLALPVVALEMGGHMTGLRHVLDGKLANLIQMVLATPVVLWAGWPFFERGWASIKSRSLNMFTLIAMGTGVAWIYSMAASLVPGIFPAAFRSDDGSVAVYFEAAAVITVLVLLGQLLELRARETTSGAIRALLDLSPKLARRVRDDGSDEEIALDQVLVGDTLRVRPGEKVPVDGAVVEGRSTIDESMVTGESMPVSKEAGSKLVGGTINQTGGLIMRAERVGRDTMLARIVQMVADAQRSRAPIQRLADTVSGWFVPIVIAVAAIAFVSWSLVGPSPAMGYGLIAAVAVLIIACPCALGLATPMSIMVGVGRGAQAGILIKNAEALERMEKIDTLVVDKTGTLTEGKPAVVAIETARGFDEDDLLRLAASLERSSEHPLALAIVREAEIRGLAISEPTNVDQPVGKGIIGQVDGRSLVAGNARFLGEQGIQLGALAERADDLRSEGATAIFLGIDGQAAGAIGIADPVKQTTPAALLALAQAGIHVIMLTGDNRVTAEAIARRLGIADVEADVLPDQKSAIVKRLRDEGRIVAMAGDGVNDAPALAAADVGIAMGSGTDVAIESAGVTLLRGDLTGIVRARRLSHATMKNIRQNLFFAFAYNVAGIPVAAGILYPVFGIMLSPIIAAAAMALSSVSVIGNSLRLRQISL
- a CDS encoding DUF411 domain-containing protein is translated as MVKKFAILLALMSSSALAANDIVMHRDPGCGCCEKWAAQVRSAFGRKVQVIDDRQRSSLQRKIGLPADLVSCHTALIDGMAFEGHVPIADMKRVLATKPKGVKGLAVAGMPLGSPGMEAPGRPRDRYHVFAFGTARPTIFKSY
- a CDS encoding class I SAM-dependent methyltransferase; the protein is MSETPTFTPAAGRFASTKLYDRGVALLTRERRWRSALLDLLDPKAGETILDVGCGTGSLAILMKQREPQATIIGLDPDGQALAIAREKAAVAGVSIEWKKGFAQDAVACGPANKVVSSLVFHQVPLEGKRTGLAAMFAAAAPGGKVFVADYARPTNWIMRQAFRIIQLIDGQTDTQPHVEGFLEAELGKLGGRTISAGYRLDTPTGTISIFVVPSSEDIMKGLH